A segment of the Spiroplasma helicoides genome:
TTGAAAAAACAAAATAATAAAACAGAAAAAAAAGTTAAATTTGAAAATATAGTAGATGAAATTATGAGAGGTAATTAGAAAATGAAAAGAACACATACATGTGGAGAACTTAATTTAACAGACTTAAATAAAAAAGTTTTACTTCAAGGATGAGTTGCAAAAATAAGAAAAATGGGAGCAATTAACTTTGTAGATTTAAGAGATGTATACGGAATAACTCAACTTGTTATTGATGAAAAATTAAGTAAAAAATATGATTTTCTAAAAAACGAATATGTTATTGAAGTAGAAGGTAAAGTTATTGAAAGAAAATCTAAAAATAAAGATTTAAAAACAGGAGAAATTGAAGTTGAAGTTTCAACTATCAAATTGATTAATAAATCTGATTTAACACCTTTTGAAATTAAAGATAATATAGAAACCCAAGAAGACACTAGATTGACTTATAGATATTTAGATTTAAGAAGATCTATTATGCAAAAAAATATTATTTTGAGAAGTAAAATAAATCATATAATAAGAAATTTTTTTATTGATAACAACTTTATAGAAATAGAAACGCCAGTTTTTGGTAAATCAACACCTGAAGGGGCAAGAGATTTTCTGGTACCATCAAGATTAAATCCAAAAAAATTTTATGCTTTACCACAATCACCGCAATTATATAAACAATTATTTATGATATCTGGATTTGATAGATATTTTCAAATTGTTAAATGTTTTAGGGATGAAGATTTAAGAATTGACAGACAGCCAGAATTTATGCAACTGGATATGGAAATGAGTTTTGCTGAAGATAAAGACATTATGGAAATAATAGAAGCAGTTATTAAAAAAATACTTTTTGAAGTAAAAGGTTTAGATATAAAAGAACCATTTTTAAAAATGAGTTTTGCTGAAGCATTTGATAAGTTTGGTAATGATAAACCAGATTTAAGATTTGGATATGAAATTAAAACTGTGGATAGTATATTTAAAAATACAGAAATACCCTTATTCTCAAATCTTGATAACAAAACTATAAGATCTATATGTGTTAATGGTTTATTAAATAAAAAACAATTAGAAGAATTAACTGAAAGTGCAAATCAAAATGGAGTTAATATACTAGCTTTTACAAAATTTGATAAAAATGAGTGAAGCGGTTCAATAGCCTCAAAATTATCACAAAAAGAAAAAAAAGAGTTAGTAGATTTTTTTAATATTTCAAATGAAAGCACTATTTTATTTATTGTCGATGATTATCATAAAGCAACCAAAGCTATGGGTGCTGTTAGAAGCTCGTTAGGAAAAATTCAACAATTATGTAATCCAAATGATTTTAAAATATTATGAGTAGTAGATTTCCCGCTTTTTGAATTTTCAGAAGAAGAAAATAGATTTGTTGCAGCTCATCACCCATTTACTATGCCATCTGATGATTGTTTAAATACCTTTGATAAAGAAATGAAAAAAGCAAAAGCAAAAGCATATGATATTGTAATGAATGGTTTTGAAATCGGTGGTGGAAGTCAGAGAATAACCGATCTAAAAATTCAAGAAAGAATGTTTGAGGCTTTAAAATTAAGTAAAGAAGTAATTGATAAAAACTTTGGATGATTTATAAATGCATATAAATATGGGGCTCCTTATCATTCAGGATGTGCATTGGGATTAGATAGAATTAATATGATTTTATCTAATTCTGAAAATATAAGAGAGGTTATTGCCTTTCCAAAAAACTCATCAGGAATAGACCCAATGACTTACGCACCTGATTTGGTTACCGAATCTCAATTGAATGAATTGAATATAAAAATTAAAGAATAGGGATTTAAGATGCAAAGAAAGCATGCAAAAAATATTTATAAGTGAAATTTAAATAAAATTTATAAAGGCAAAAAAA
Coding sequences within it:
- the aspS gene encoding aspartate--tRNA ligase, whose product is MKRTHTCGELNLTDLNKKVLLQGWVAKIRKMGAINFVDLRDVYGITQLVIDEKLSKKYDFLKNEYVIEVEGKVIERKSKNKDLKTGEIEVEVSTIKLINKSDLTPFEIKDNIETQEDTRLTYRYLDLRRSIMQKNIILRSKINHIIRNFFIDNNFIEIETPVFGKSTPEGARDFLVPSRLNPKKFYALPQSPQLYKQLFMISGFDRYFQIVKCFRDEDLRIDRQPEFMQLDMEMSFAEDKDIMEIIEAVIKKILFEVKGLDIKEPFLKMSFAEAFDKFGNDKPDLRFGYEIKTVDSIFKNTEIPLFSNLDNKTIRSICVNGLLNKKQLEELTESANQNGVNILAFTKFDKNEWSGSIASKLSQKEKKELVDFFNISNESTILFIVDDYHKATKAMGAVRSSLGKIQQLCNPNDFKILWVVDFPLFEFSEEENRFVAAHHPFTMPSDDCLNTFDKEMKKAKAKAYDIVMNGFEIGGGSQRITDLKIQERMFEALKLSKEVIDKNFGWFINAYKYGAPYHSGCALGLDRINMILSNSENIREVIAFPKNSSGIDPMTYAPDLVTESQLNELNIKIKE